The DNA segment GATCGTGCGCTGGAACAACCAGATGCGCTGCCAGCTCCTCTGCGACCTGCCGGATTCCTACCAGACCTACTACGAGACCTATATCCCGCGGTACTGCCCGCATCCCCATCGAATCCGCTTTTTCTTTGACGTCTATGACGACGAGGAGGGACGGCTTTGACAAATCGGGCCGCCGTTGACGGCAAATCCGCCCGCTCGCAAACCTAGCGGGGAAGTGCCATCCGATCTCCGGATTCCGCGGGCCGATCAACGTGGTGAACGCCCCACTTTCGGCCATCATCCAAGAAACATCCGTTCTTATTTATGAGAGCGTCCTCCCTCGGAGAAGCGGGGAAGAACCCGAATCCTCCATCACTCAATACCGACCAATACTCACAGACTCGGTTTGGAAACAGTCTCCTTTTTCAGCCCCCCGATGAAATCCAGAAAAGGCGAAAGCCGTTGAACTCGAAATGAGTTCAACGGCTTTCATTGGTTGCGGGAGTAGGATTTGAACCTACGACCTTCAGGTTATGAGCCTGACGAGCTACCTGGCTGCTCCATCCCGCGGTTGGAACCATGCGACTTTCGTCGCGGGGCCGGATGTTTAGGGGCGGACTCCGGACTTCGCAAGGGAAATTTTGCATTAAACCGAACTTTATGATTCTTTCGCGCCAACGATGGACCGCACGCCGCAGATGACCGTCCTTTCCGCCGATGTCTGGCGGGAAATGGCACGTTCGCATCGCGAGCGGGCGGCCCGTCATACGGGGCCAGCACGACGGCGAAAGGACTGCGGGATCCCCCACCCGATCGAGGATTTCCTGTTCCAATATTATCCATTCCCCCTCTCGCTGCTGGAGCACTGGCAGCCGGGTACAGGTGTGGCGTTGGAGTGGCCGGAGGGATCCGCATTGCCGGAGGAGATGACCTTCCATTCCCGGCATTATGTGCGGGACAGTGGGATCATTTCGGCGGAGCCGGGGTTGATGACGGAGAAGGAGCGCGGGCGCATCTCGTGGATCCGGGATCTGCTTGCGGCGACAGCTTCGCGCCCGCCGTTCTTTTCCTGCCACGGTCTGCACGAGTGGGCGATGGTCCATGGCGGTGCGGTGGTGCGGCATGAGAAGGTGACTTCGCTGCGGCTGCCGCAGGCTGAGATCGACGCGTTCGTCGAGTCCCGCCCGATCTGCTGCTCCCACCACGATGCGTTCCGGTTCTTCGCGCCCGGGGCACGGGCGTTCAACCGGCTGCAACCATCGCTGGAAACCCGGCTGCAGAACGAGCAACCGGGCTGCGTGCATGCGAACATGGATCTGTACAAATGGTGCGCGAAGGTGATGCCGTGGGCGGGCTCCGAACTGCTGCTGGATTGCTTCGAGCTCGCGATGGATCTGCGTGAACTGGACATGCGGGCCAGTCCGTATGACCTCGCTACCTGGGGGCTTGATCCAGTCCGGATCGAGACTTCCGAAGGCCGCCGGGAGTATGAGGGGGAGCAGAAACGCCTTTCGTTTCAGGCGATGCAACTGCGCTCCCGGTTGATCGGAAAGATCGACCTGACACTGGAGCTGGCGGCAGGCCATGCCGCGACGGTTGCCTGAGGGTTCACAGTCCCTGCCAGCGGAGCTTCTGCCGCAGCGCCTCATAGAAGGAGCCGCCGTTCGGCCTGACGAGCTTGAATGCGCGTGGCGATTTGTGGACTTCGATCCTGTCACCCGGGCCAATGAGCGTGTTATCCCGGCCATCCGCGGTGAACAGCATCGCGCCATCCCCGTGATCGTCGGGGAAAAGTTCGATCACGGAGTCGTCGCCAATCACCAGGGAGCGCTGGCTGAGGCTGTGCGGGCAGATGGGGGTGATGACCCACACATTCGCACCCGGGTCCATGAGCGGCCCCCCGGCGGAGAGTGAGTAGGCGGTGGAACCGGTGGGCGTGGCAACGATGAGGCCGTCCGCCTTGTAACGGTTGAGAAAGTCGCCATTCACGGAGGCCCCGACAGAGACGAGGCGGCCGGTTTCACCACGGGCCAGCGTCACTTCGTTGAGGGCGGTGAAAATCTCAGCGTCCTTACCGGGGCGGATGACACTGGCCTGCAGCATCGTCCGCTCGCTGATGCGGTAGTTGCCGCTGGTGAGGGATTCCGCGAAGGCGTCCAGTTCCTCGTCCGTGCAACTGGTGAGGAAGCCGAGCGTGCCGATGTTGATGCCTGCCACGGGCTTCCGGAAGTCGCCCAACCGCAGCACGGCATTGAGCATGGTGCCATCCCCTCCCAGGACGGCGGCGATGTCCACTTCCTGGGCGAAATCGGCGGCGGAAATGCCACCGGGTTCATCCATCAACCTGGCGGACTGGAGGTCCAGCACGGTCGTGCATCCGCGGGATTCCAGCGCCTGCCGGAGGTCGTTCAAGGTTTTGACCGCTCCGGGTTTGTCAGGGTTGGCGAGGATTCCGATTTTCAAAATGAAATGGCTGGCGATTCCAACGCCATACGAGCGTGAAATGGATGGATTTCCAAGGTATTTCCATCCTCAGGATGAAAAGCATCGCGTAAGGTCAGGCACTCAGTTTCCTGACCCCTCCCCTCATCAACGCCCGGGCGGCAGGGATGATCTGATCCAGATCCTCCACCACGGTAAAGCCACCGTCGCGGTGCCAGGGGCGGAGCATGCCGATGAGAGGCCCCCAGAAGCTGATACCTGCAGAATCCTTCCGATCAAAGATGATCACCGGCTTTCCCGCCAAAGCGGGATTCCGCTGTTGTTTGAAGATCATCAGAGCCAGCATCTCCTGAACGGTCCCCGCGCCACCAGGAAAGATCACGAAGGCGTCGGAGTTGTCGATCATGACCTCCATGCGGGTGTAGATGTCCGGCTTCAACCAGAAGCTGGACAGCCCGGCGGGCAGGCCTTCCAGTTCGATGATGTGCGGCACGTTGGAACCCGCCGCCCAACCTCCAGCCTCCACCGCGCCGCGCACCACCTCTCCCATGATGCCGGAGTTCCCCGCACCAGATACGCAGCCCAGGTGCGCCTCCGCCAGCGCCTTGCCAAAGGCGTAGCCGTCATCCAGGTAGGCGGGATCCGAGATGGAAGCGGAGCAGAAGACGCACACGTTGCCGAGGTGGCCAGCGGGGGGCGCATTCTCGAAGCTCCCGGCCGACATGGCCGCAATGTGTTCATGCGGGACTTCCGGCACGCCGCGCATTCGGGCGGTCTCCAACAGCGGGACGACCTGTGCGACTTCATCCGCCATCAGAAGATAGTCCCGGTGGTCCTGGCGGATGGTGCCCAATCCGTGCAGGTGAGCGAAGAGCTTGAATAGCGGGTCCCATGACGCATCGGTGTTCAGCAGCACCGTCGGTTTCCCAGCCAGATGCTTGTCCAGCGTCTGGTAGCCGACGAAGATGGAGACGGCCTTGAAAAGGTCTTCGAGCGTCGCCCCCGGTGTGAACAGGAAAGCATCGGACTCGATGATCTTTTTCTGGATGTTGGACAGGGAGATGCGTTGATCCCCGTTGGAGTTGTAAATGTTCCATCCGGCGGCAAAGAGCTCGCCCAGCAAACGGGCGCGTATTTCACGGTTCGGGTCTCTTTCTCCGGTGACTGTTCCTGCAAAGCGGACTGTAGGCATGATACTGAAAGGGTGTTAGACGGATGCCATCGGAAAAGGGGGGCATCCGTCCCCAATGAACGCCGGGAATGAAACTTCGCAAGTGCCGGTTGTCATGGCAGTTGGGTGGGGGGCGTGGCTGCGGCGGTGCCGGATCGGGGCCTGATCTGCGGTGGACAAGATGCGGTTTCCCGGTCAATCTCCGACATGCTCCGCGCCACCACGTTGCTCCTGCTTTCCCTGGCCTCCGTCATGCCCGCGGTGGCTGCCCCCAGATTCGCGGTGGTGAGGATCACGGAGATCTACCAGAACCTGACCTCCACGCAGATCATGCTCCTGGAGTTGCAGAAAGATCGCGCTGAGATCCTCAAGGACGAACGAGCCGTGCACCTGCGGAAGGTGCTGGAAGAGCTGAAGCAGCTCCAGGCCCAGCTCCAGGCGAAGCGTGACGCACCGGTGGATGATGTCCTGCGCAAGCTGGCCCAACAGTATGAGATTAAACGCCAGGAAGGCCAGACGCTGCAGGAGGAGTTCCAGGTTTTCGATGCGGAGAAGCGGAAAGAGATCAACCGCAAGATGGTCACCACCATGCGCGCTTCCCTGAACAAGATCGATGGAACCGCCCGCACGATCGCACAGGAGCAGGGATTTGACGGTGCGTTCGACTCCTCCGCCAACAGCAACACCGGCGTGCCCATTCTTCTCTATGTGAAGAATGCACCGGACATCACGAAGGATGTCGTTGCGCGGTTGCAGGATGCGGGCGAACCTTCGTCAGCACCCGGCACGACTCCGGCGCCCCTGCCTGACGCGGCGGCGCCAGCACAGGCGGCTCCCACCTCCCCGGTCGGACCGGCTGCGGAGACAACTCCCAAACCTTGACCTCACCCCATGGAACTCAAAGACATTCTCACCCACCCGTTCACCTGGGGCCTCCTGCTGGGCCTCCTGATCGCCGGATTTCTCTGGAAGGCCGGATTCACCGCCCGCCGCAATGTGTCCCGGGAACTGAAGCGAGTGGAAGGTGAAATGAAAGACCTGCAGAACCACCTGAACACGCAACTCAAAATCAACGCCTCCGGCAACGAGACACTCCAGCGGGAACTGGAGTCCCTGCGCCAGCAGAACGAGACGCTGCGCATCAACAACACCGCCCTCCAGCAGAAGCCCGGGCGCGCGGAGCAGCGCCAGCTCCAGATCTATGATGCCGCCGTGCGCATCATGCGGGAGCAGGCCCCCGGCTTCGCCCCGGCATGGGAAAAGGCATCACGCCAGGCGGAGGCGGATCTGGACGCCGCGGACTCCGGCCTGAAGAAGCTGGTCCGCAAGGTCATTCCCAGCCTGGGGAATAGTTCACCCGCAGCTTCCCAGCAGCCGCTGCTGGTGAATGACGAGACCCACGACTGACCGCGACCGCGCCAGCTTCCCACCTCACAGTCCGGGAAAGGGATCCGCAGTCCTGCGCTGGTGGATTTCCGTCTTCGTGTATCCCGTGATCGTTTCCTGCCCCACCAGCGCCAACAGGGCGGCCGCTCCCACCGCCAGCAGGATGAGCACCCCGGAAGCCAGGCCGCTGTCGCCGCGCTGGGGTTCCATCACCCGGCGCACCCGTGCCTCCAGTCCGCCACGCTCGGCCATGGCCAACGCGGGGCCTTTCAGTGGCCGGTCCTCCGCCAGATCACAGAGCGCCTTCGCGTATCGGCGTGACTCCACCCCACTGCGGATGACCGTTGCATCACAGGAATATTCGCACTGGATGAGCAGGCGACGCACGATCCAACGCACAAGGGGGTTGAACCAGTTCACCGCCACCGCGATGCCCGCGATCCAGCGCCGCAAGGGATCCCGCCTCCGGTGATGTTCCAGCTCGTGGCACAACGCCATCTTTCTCAGGTCCTCCTCCCACACCAACCAGTCGCCGGGGACAAACACGATCTGTTCACGCACACCGGCCGCCACCGGCCCGCGGAGGCCAGACAAGCTGCGAATCTCCACGCCTTCCACCGTCTCCAGCAGCGTGGAGCCTTCCGCCCACCCGCGGACCTTCCGCCATGCGGCCAGCAGCCGGACCACCTCTACCAGAAAACCCGATATCCACACCACTGCCAGCCACACCTTCCACGACGGGGCCTGCGCTTCCGCCACCGGTTGGGGAATCACGATCAGCTTCGGTATCACCACCAGCAGCACGGGAAACACACCCAGCAGTGCCAGAACCACCGTGGTGAGCCGCGGGTCCAGCGCGGGGTCCTTCCTTCCCGCCAGCCATACGGCCGCAGCAGCGAGAACAGAAAAGAGCAGCAGCGCGATCACGGCCCACCTCCATCCTCATCCAGCAGCTTGCGGATGCGCGCGATCTCTTCCTTGCTCAGCTTCTGGTCCTCAGGATCCAACAGGGATGCCACCAGCTTTTCCGGGCGCCCTTCGAAGAAAGTCGCCAGCAGTTGCTTCAGCGCGTTCCTCTTCGCCTTCTTTTCCGGCACCGCCGGAGAGTAGACGTAGCGGCGGGATTCCTTCGCGTGCTTCACCAGGCCCTTTTCCTCCAGGATGGCCAGCAGCGCGCGCACGGCGGAGTAGCTCGGCGGATCCGGCAGTTCATCCATCACCTCCTGCGCGGTGCCCTTCCCCAGCCGGAAAAGGATGTCCATCACCTGCCGCTCCCTGCGGGAAACCTGCCCCTCTTCCAGACGTTTCATATCCGCAATTTAGGAAATGCTGGAAATTCCGCAACTTAAATGCTAAAAAGACTGCATTTAATATTTGACCTCCCGGTTTCCAAATGCTGCTTTTTTAGCACTATGAAACGCAATCTGTTTCTCATTCTTCCCGCAGCCTTCGCTGCCCTGCTCTTTCCCTCCTGCGCGGGTCCCGGCGGTGGCCTGCCCACCCAGTCCCCGGTCTTTACCGAGGAAGCCGCACCCGCCATGTCCGGCGGGCTGCGCTCCGGAGACCAGGCGGCCAACCGGAACAATATCGATGCGATGATGGGCAACCGTCCGCAGGAAGAGAAGCGCCCCGGACTGGCCACCGGTTGGGGGGATGAAAAAACCTCGCACATCCACGACGTCGGCTTCACCCGTGCGTCATCGAAACCAGCAGGGATCGACGCCATCTACTACAACGACAAGGACGGCCTCAGGGCGATGTCACGCTTCCCCTCCTCCACGGGTCCCATGCAGCAGGCTGCCGGTGGTCTGGTGGAGTGGGGCATCAAGGGCGGCTACCGCTTCCTCCCCGCCTACAAGGAGTGGGGCTACGGCCGCCGCCTTGTCGCGGGTGAGAAGAACGGCAGCTATGCCATCGTTGTGAAGAACCGCTGCAAGTCGCCCCTGGAGATCGTCGCCAGCGTGGATGGACTGGACGTGATGGACGGAGGCACCGCCTCCTTCTCGAAACGGGGCTACATCGTAGACTCCGGAAAAACCGTCACCATCAGCGGTTTCCGCACCAGTGAAAGCTCGATCGCGTCGTTCAAGTTCTCCGGGGTTTCCAACTCCTATGCGAACATGCGCCACGGGGAGACGCGGAACGTTGGGGTCATCGGCCTGGCGGTGTTCACGAAGAAGGGCGTGAATCCGTGGACGTGGATGCCGGATGAAGTGAAGCGCCGGGGTAGCGCGAGGGCTTTCGCCGAAGCGCCGTGAAGAGAGTGAGGAGGGAGGACACTCCTGTCCTCCGGCTGCAAAGGGAAATCATAGCAAAGGGATCTCGCGGTGAATTCCATATGATTCGCCAATGCCGCCGGTGGACAAGAGTGTCCACCCTCCTTACTCCTCCTTACACTTTAACCTTCCTCCCCCAGCGAAGTCCGGCCATAACCCGCACCATGAGAAAAGCCCTTACCTGTCTCATGCTCGCCACATCCTGCCTCCATGCGGGGGATGAAGACACGTTCCTCGAAAAATACGCCGATCCGGCAACACGGATGGACGCCCTTGCGGAACTGATCCCCGGCAGCCGGAACGCCTATTTCCACACCGCGCTGGCGCACCAGCTCGCGGGCCGGGAGGAGGAGTTCCGCCAGGTGATGGCGGAGTGGAAGACCGCCACGGAGCGGAAGGAGAATCCCATCGAGAACTTCGGCTACGAAGTGCTGGAGAACCGCCGGTTGCTGCTCGCCTACCAGAGGGATCCTGAAGGTTCCGTCGAAGGTTTGATCCTGAAACTGGGCCTCAAATTCGACCACACCCGGCCGGATGCTGCGGCGGAGGCGGAGACGGTCCCCACGCGGCTGGACTCCGCCGCCATCTCTTTGGAAGCGTTCGAGGAGAAGGCAAGGAAATCCTCCCCTCCTTCCACCGCCTACCAGCAATACAGGGGAAAGCGCCTCATGGACGAACTTGCAGGGGCTGCTGACTTCGATGAAGCGAAGGTGCGTTGGTTCCTGGAGCACATCCCGCACCCGGAGCATCCTGCGGTGACGCTGCTGGTGGACCGCTCGCTCGGATTCCAACCGCCTGTCAAGTTCGGTAGCATGACAGCGCATGAGGGCATGGTCTTCCAGCAACTGGATGCGCTGCTGAAGCTGCGGCCCGGGCTGCTGTCCGACGAAGCTTTCAACACCGCCTATCTGGCGAAGATGCGGCCTGGTGCGGAGGTTGACTTCGACCGTGACCGGCAGGCGCACGCGGCGCACCTCCAGCGGTGCCGGGACCATGCGATGAAGCTCCCGCCCGCGCTGGATTCGCTGAAGGCTCATGTCCTCCATCACCACCTGCGCCTCCAGGCGGAGCTGGGGCGGATGCCAAAGGAGGATTTCCTCGCCTACCTGGCGCTACCACGCCGGGAGGACGATCTCTTTCCGAAGGGAAAGCAGGATGCGGTGCCCATCGGATTCTCCTCGGACTACGAGGACGCGACGGGCTGCCCCAGCATCACCGACGAGCGTCCGTTGCTGAACCTCTACCTGGATCATTTCCTGGGCGTGGATGACGACGCGGCGGCGGCGTTCGCCCCGTTCATCCGGACGGAAAGGCTGCGGGAGATGCAGGCGCGCGCACGGCTGCTGGCCGGTGCCGCGACGGGCGTCTGGGGTTCCGTGCTTGCTCCGGCCGACTTCAAGGCGCTGAGCGAGGAAGCCTTCATCCGCTTCACCCCCGGTGCGCCGCAGGTGGTGGCATCCGGAGCCCAGGCCGCGCTCACGCTGGACCTGAAGAACACGCCGGACCTGCACATCCGCATCTATGAGCTGGACCTGCCGTCCCACCTCGCCCGGACAGGAGGAGAGCCGGAGGTGTCCATGGATCTGGAGGGGCTGGTGCCGCACCACGAGCGCAGGGTGGAGTATGGCCACGCCCCGCTCCAGAGACACCGGGAAACCATCGCCCTGCCGGAGCTTGCGGGCGCAGGCGCATGGATCGTGGAGTTCGTGAGCGGACAGGTTTCCGCGCGCTCCCTGGTCAGGAAAGGACAGCTCACCCCCTTCATCCAACGGACCGGCACCGGCCAGACGGTGCGGGTGCTGGATGAGGCGGGAAACGCGGTGGCGCAGGCATCCCTGAAGCTGGGCAACGAGACATTTTCCGCGGACGCGGCGGGCCTCATCACCATCCCGGACGCTCCGGACCAAGCGGTGACGGATGGTGTGCTGCAGGTCGGCAAACTGGCTGCAGAGGTGGCGCTGGAACCGCGCACCGAGAAACTGGACCTGGATGCAGCCTTCCACCTGGAACGGGAACAACTGCTGGCTGACCGCGAGGCGAAGCTACAACTGCGCGTCCACCTCACCAACCACGGCCACGCCATCGCTCTGGAACGGATCAAGGAACCGGCGCTGGTGATGAAGGCGGAACTGCTCGGCGGCATCACCACGGAACGGGTGGTGGCGCAGGACCTGAAGCTGGCGGAGCGGATGGAGATCCCCTTCCAGGTTCCGGCCGATCTTCTCAAGCTCACCTTCACCCTCCGGGGATCCGTTGATCCGCTGACCGGCGGTGACACGGTGAAGCTGGAGGAAACCTACAGCTACTCCCTGAACGGCGCGCTCACCGGCAACGGCATCTCCACCGCATTCTTCTCCCCCATCCCGGGCGGCCATCGGCTTGAAATCCGCGGGCGGAATGGCGAACCATTGCCATCCCGGCGCGTGCGCCTCCAACTAATGCGGGAGGGCTTCAAGGTGGATGTGCAGTCGAATGTCCGCACGGATGCGAGTGGCCGCGTCGATCTCGGCGCGCTGGATGGCATCACGATGGTCGTCGCCACCGGCGGTGACATCGCCTCCACGGCCTATGAGCCCGCCAGGCGCAATCTCACCTCCAGACGGCATCTCCAGGTGGAGGCCGGGAAGAAGATCGTCTTCCCGCAGGAGCATGCCGCCAACGCACCGGACCGCTCCGTGCTTTCGCTGGTTGAGGTGCTGGATGACGGGCCGCTACGCGACCACTTCGACAAGCTATGGGTCGATGACGGGCGCATCCACCTCCGCGGGTTGCCGCCGGGGGACCATGTTTTCACCCAGAACGGGATGGAATCCACCATCAGCGTGTCCGCAGGCACGCGTAAGGAAGACCTGTTGGTTTCTCCCGCACGGATCCTGCCCGTGGAGGATGGCGCACAGGCATTCATCGCGTCCGCCACCGTGCAGGACGGGCAGGTGGCCATCCGCGTCCGCGACCATACGCCGGAAACAAGCATCACCCTCAGCGGCGGTCTGTTCTCCCACAGTGGCTGGCACCCGGGCGATGCGTCGGAGCCTTTCAGCGCCCCACTGGCGGACGGCGTGATGCCCGGCATCGCCGCATGCGGCTACCTGACGGACCGCCGGCTCGATGATGAAATCCGCTACATCTTCGACCGCCGGACGAAGAAGGTGTTTCCCGGTACCATGCTCCCCCGCCCCGGCCTGTTGCTGAACCGTTGGACGGAGAAGGATCTGGATCAGGACACACGGCAAGGCCAAGGCGGCGGCGAAGGGCGGGCGATGAGCGACTCGATGAAGCGCAAGGCGATCCCATCCTACGAAGGGGACGATGCCGAGGGTTCCAAGGCCCAATACCCACCGGTACTGGATTTCCTCGCCACGCCTGCTTCCGTGAAATTCAACGTGAAGCCGGACGCCTCCGGCTGGATCCTCCTGCCGCTCGCGGACTTCGGGAAAGCCAGGTTCGTGAAGGTGCAGGTGGTGGACCGGCTGCATGACGAGGACACCGTGATCCTGCCCATCCAGGATGCGGAGGTGCCACTGCGCGACCGGCGGATCGCCCGTCCGCTGGATCCCGCAGCGCACCATCTGGCAACCCGCAGCGCCGCCGTGCTGACGAAGGACGCGGAGGCCGCCATCGAGAACCTGCTGGACGCGGAGTGGCGCGCCTTCACCACCCTGGAGGAGGCCCACCAATACCTCTATGGTGCGACCAATGACGACCGCCTGCGCGAGTTCGCCTTCCTCACGGAGTGGCCGCAGCTCGATGAAAAGAAGAAGCTCGAGATGCTGTCCGCCCACGCCTGCCATGAACTGCACCTGTTCCTGGCGCGGAAGGACAGGGCTTTCTTCGACAAGCACGTGAAACCCATGCTCGCGCAGAAGCCCGAGAAGGTGTTCATGGATGATCTGCTGCTGGAACGGGACCTGAAAGGCTACCTGCGCCCGTATGCGTGGCAGCGGTTGAACGCGGCGGAGAAAGCCCTGCTCGCCCGCGCCCTGCCGGAGGCCCGGGAGCGGGTGGCGCGGGAGCTATCCCTGCGCTGGCAACTGGAGGCCCCGTCCCCGGATATGGAGACGCAGCTTTTCACGCAGACTCTGAAGGGAACGGATCTGGCGATGATCGACAGCCTGGGCCTGGCCCGGGCGGATGTGGCTGGCGAAGACGAAAGCGCCGGTGTGGCCTACATCACCCAGAAGATGAAGACGATCGTCATTCCGGAGATCGACTTCGAGAACGTGACGGTGGAGGAAGCGGTGGACTTCCTGCGCCAGAAGGCCGTGGAGTTCGATACACTGGAGCTGGATCCAGCGAAGAAGGGGGTGAATTTCATCATCCGCCGCCCTCGGCCGGCCGCGCCCACCGCTCCTGCTACGGATGGCTCCACTCTGTCAGATGCACTCGCATTCGCCCAGGACCCCGGAACCATCCGTATCCCGCAGTTGCGTGTCCGCAACGTGCCACTCCAGACGGCACTCCAGTACATCTGTGACGCGGCCAAGCTGCGTTTCATTGCCGACGACTTCTCCGTCACACTGGTTCCCGTGACTGAGATGGGAGAGGATTTATTCATGCGCACGTTCAGCGTGCCGACTGATTTGCTCCAGCAACTCGCCGGAGCGGCAGGGGGCAGCCCGAACAGTCCGAACGTGCCAATCAGGGAACTGCTCATCGCAAACGGCATCTCCTTCGCCGAAGGCTCGAGTGTGACCATGCGGAGAAACATTCTGGTTGTGCGCAATACGCCGAGCGAACTGGAGAAAATCGAACAACTGACGGCGGTTCTCAGATCATCCGAAGCGCTGGAAGAGCAAACATTTTCTCCCGGAGCACTTCCGGAGATTGTTGATCCGTTCGTCGCACCTGCCCCTGCCGCCGCGCCGCAGGTGGATGGATTCGCAGCCGCCGCTCCGGCGGATCCTTTCGGGGGTGAAGTTTCCGGCTATGCGATGAGATCCCGCATCACGCCTCGACAACTTTTCCCGGAACGCACACGGATGTGGCGGGAGTCGAACTATTTCCGCAACACGGCGGCGACGGATGAAACGTTGATCCCGTTGAACCGCTTCTGGATCGACCTCGCGGCGTGGGATGGCAACGGCGCGTTCCTTTCCGCCCATTTCAATGCCTGCACGCACAATGCGAACGAGGCGCTGATGTGCCTCGCGCTTCTCGACCTGCCCTTCAAGGCGGAGCGTCCGGAGGTGACCGTGGACGGCGGCTCGATGCGGGTGAAGGCGCGCGAGCCGATGCTGCTGTTCTACAAGGACACGAAACGCACGGAAAAGGTGGCGGAGGAATCCCCGCTGCTGGTCCGCCAGACCTACACCACGCTCGCGGAGCCGTTCCGCACTGTGGATGGCCGGAAGGTGGAAAACCCGGTCACCGGTGACTTCCGCCCGGGTGTTGCCTACCGTGCCTCGCTGGTGGTGACGAACCCCACCGGCACCGGCAGACGGGTGGACCTGCTGGCACAGATCCCCGCCGGGGCCATCCCGCTCGGCGGGCATCCCCTCACCCTTTCCGCCACCAGCAACCTGAACCCGTATGGCGTGGTGATGAAGGAACTGCAGTTCTACTTTCCAGCGCCCGGGGAGTTCGCCACCTATCCGCTGCATGTGAGCGAAGACGGGACGGTGCTGGCGCACTCCGAAGCACGCACGCTGCGCGTCACCGTGGACCCCGCCCCGCACGACGGAGCTTCATGGCTGGCCATCGCCGCGGACGGCACGCCGGAGCAGGTGCTGGAGCGGCTGCGGACGGAGAACCTGAATACGATCCGCCTCGATGCCATCCTCTGGCGGCTGCGGGACAAGGCGTTCTTCACCACCGTGGCCGGCATCCTCCGGGAGCGGCTGCATTTCTCCGCCGGGGTCGCCGCCTACGGATTCCTGCACCGGGATGCCGCCGTGATTCGGGATTTCCTGGAGAACGGCCGGATGATCGACACCACCGGAGACTGGCTGGACAGCCCATTGCTGGAGGTGCGCCCGCGCACCCACAGGGGCTGGGAGACCTATGAGTTTGATCCGCTGGTGAACGCCCGCATCCACCGCTTCGGCGATGAGTCGCGTCTCACCCATCCGGAGGCAAAGGCGCACTACCATGCTTTCCTCGACCAGCTCGCGTGGAAGCCCGCGCTGGACTCGACGGATCTGCTTTCCTTCTCCGCGTTCCTTTTCCTGCAGGACCGCATCGATGAGGCACTGGTGTATTTCGACCGTATTGACCCCGCTTCGT comes from the Luteolibacter sp. SL250 genome and includes:
- a CDS encoding NAD(+)/NADH kinase, which codes for MKIGILANPDKPGAVKTLNDLRQALESRGCTTVLDLQSARLMDEPGGISAADFAQEVDIAAVLGGDGTMLNAVLRLGDFRKPVAGINIGTLGFLTSCTDEELDAFAESLTSGNYRISERTMLQASVIRPGKDAEIFTALNEVTLARGETGRLVSVGASVNGDFLNRYKADGLIVATPTGSTAYSLSAGGPLMDPGANVWVITPICPHSLSQRSLVIGDDSVIELFPDDHGDGAMLFTADGRDNTLIGPGDRIEVHKSPRAFKLVRPNGGSFYEALRQKLRWQGL
- a CDS encoding LOG family protein; translated protein: MPTVRFAGTVTGERDPNREIRARLLGELFAAGWNIYNSNGDQRISLSNIQKKIIESDAFLFTPGATLEDLFKAVSIFVGYQTLDKHLAGKPTVLLNTDASWDPLFKLFAHLHGLGTIRQDHRDYLLMADEVAQVVPLLETARMRGVPEVPHEHIAAMSAGSFENAPPAGHLGNVCVFCSASISDPAYLDDGYAFGKALAEAHLGCVSGAGNSGIMGEVVRGAVEAGGWAAGSNVPHIIELEGLPAGLSSFWLKPDIYTRMEVMIDNSDAFVIFPGGAGTVQEMLALMIFKQQRNPALAGKPVIIFDRKDSAGISFWGPLIGMLRPWHRDGGFTVVEDLDQIIPAARALMRGGVRKLSA
- a CDS encoding OmpH family outer membrane protein, with product MLRATTLLLLSLASVMPAVAAPRFAVVRITEIYQNLTSTQIMLLELQKDRAEILKDERAVHLRKVLEELKQLQAQLQAKRDAPVDDVLRKLAQQYEIKRQEGQTLQEEFQVFDAEKRKEINRKMVTTMRASLNKIDGTARTIAQEQGFDGAFDSSANSNTGVPILLYVKNAPDITKDVVARLQDAGEPSSAPGTTPAPLPDAAAPAQAAPTSPVGPAAETTPKP
- a CDS encoding M56 family metallopeptidase → MIALLLFSVLAAAAVWLAGRKDPALDPRLTTVVLALLGVFPVLLVVIPKLIVIPQPVAEAQAPSWKVWLAVVWISGFLVEVVRLLAAWRKVRGWAEGSTLLETVEGVEIRSLSGLRGPVAAGVREQIVFVPGDWLVWEEDLRKMALCHELEHHRRRDPLRRWIAGIAVAVNWFNPLVRWIVRRLLIQCEYSCDATVIRSGVESRRYAKALCDLAEDRPLKGPALAMAERGGLEARVRRVMEPQRGDSGLASGVLILLAVGAAALLALVGQETITGYTKTEIHQRRTADPFPGL
- a CDS encoding BlaI/MecI/CopY family transcriptional regulator, with amino-acid sequence MKRLEEGQVSRRERQVMDILFRLGKGTAQEVMDELPDPPSYSAVRALLAILEEKGLVKHAKESRRYVYSPAVPEKKAKRNALKQLLATFFEGRPEKLVASLLDPEDQKLSKEEIARIRKLLDEDGGGP